A stretch of Ischnura elegans chromosome 4, ioIscEleg1.1, whole genome shotgun sequence DNA encodes these proteins:
- the LOC124157956 gene encoding ninein-like isoform X3 — MEGGGDPYEKQLLDVFESCDIDGSGRLDCGGLAQLCDKLQLEEQGVKLIDCLLANNAQRRVTFVEFREGLLSLLGEGQKQKKFERSPEREVSPKYVFGKKKYGRRSRPESIDQDSDEACNTDESESEVFLQNPVPKKDNLLWPSAETQEPPKPKVYKKRRKSVDRRLIFDKDISSSESPEENFNKARVSRISSDEEGPDKNELVEVDCFPVADEVVKVTHSSPLPFNPEALPSPETFINMTFEASEEADNLRSVCKQLGIGQDGFLNKTQLTRLCKCIGMETKADYIVQELFEKLDVDMENKISFEEFLSLFLSGDVGTSEGNDSGGLDDLPDKRDDPTVTSGYSALRTDSRDRDTVIIGNEKDSLPCILDISNSGCMSLESVIGLWSSWGVSEPERLIENLGFGREEQVPFSMLHSTLENELKSMLVEEAEEDEMGSRVEPATDAKLPPISGPDSQILRAALGLYLTETKLLKVSMDQMHQERDKLQLDLAEANHRATLLAQEVDDHHARLEKSSQLQVKLLEQRHAEVIRELQEQSCMERDALSAQNTEMEKKIFRLQEEETRLREECLALRNENEILEKENQSLLDHVAKCEEDKLKLSEEIEILSQDQNPKLSGEQFVKKWEFGKEEKGMGAVIEKLAALQEENRSLRDRNDELTMELEVAMSKLSASTSSKNEGSNFSWLESELAADGDIPFARAALKDDEAVQDSSDQSLVGVQIEDSSVKSVIYEDIESEMAAEEESKSLSKTISGDALGVSLKVEGEELWSSSKDNSQKVEEARIPEHSLQLDSKQLQADLVISPMGSREKHGVALQSKQLTKALEEFEKEAEKHISRFAESEGRFAEGKKTLDSNAVKVPDSTVSPDEESKVEEASAMSKALPPSPDKYKGRASKDLKTKLDFVKLEIVKILSEKEACSAENSVLRSRMFNWAGHGDASISSTDSEPVAASGAERVAALEVEVEALRRRVRDAEESHRREKGALQEQCKELERSLELMNVEYERCEDYWQQKLEEERNFYEESQKLMDEKQSSLEQKISEYAELFCQSEKNECGTRLAPIEERSSLERQVTDLEEECEELRARMKVAEALQQKHFEEKERIAKCLQEMEQRLLKEQKSLRKDSLDVAVQACTLDHKQQNGLHHRGEGPNKSTSKSRIKGIPKSGSPSCLSLANSLSNFPRHPCHGKSSSDTSIFGREVEDGSRNRNFVPHASTRRKVNELGSEENG, encoded by the exons atggaaggaggaggagaccCTTATGAGAAGCAACTACTGGATGTTTTCGAAAGTTGCGACATCGATGGCTCTGGCAGACTTGATTGTGGAGGTTTAGCTCAGCTCTGTGATAAATTACAGTTAGAGGAGCAAGGTGTTAAACTGATTGACTGTCTTTTGGCCAATAATGCTCAGAGAAGAGTTACCTTTGTAGAATTCCGTGAAGGTTTGTTGAGCCTGTTGGGTGAAGGacagaagcagaagaaatttgagAGATCTCCTG AACGGGAAGTGTCGCCTAAGTATGtgtttggaaaaaagaaatatgggaGGCGATCACGGCCTGAGAGCATTGACCAAGATTCAGATGAGGCCTGCAACACAGACGAATCAGAGTCTGAAGTATTTCTGCAAAATCCGGTACCCAAGAAAGATAATTTATTG tGGCCGTCGGCCGAGACCCAAGAACCTCCTAAACCCAAAGTttacaagaaaagaagaaaaagtgtTGATCGTAGGTTGATCTTTGACAAGGACATTTCATCCAGTGAATCCCCAGAAGAAA ATTTCAACAAGGCCAGGGTGTCCAGGATATCGTCGGATGAGGAAGGTCCAGACAAGAATGAGCTGGTCGAAGTGGACTGCTTCCCTGTTGCAGATGAGGTGGTCAAGGTGACGCATAGCAGTCCCCTACCCTTCAACCCTGAGGCACTCCCGTCACCTGAAACTTTTATAAACATGACGTTTGAAGCTAGTGAAGAAGCTGACAACTTGCGCAGTGTGTGTAAGCAGCTAGGAATAGGCCAAGATGGTTTTTTGAATAAAACTCAGTTGACTCGTTTGTGTAAATGCATCGGAATGGAGACAAAGGCTGACTAt ATCGTTCAAGAGTTATTTGAGAAGTTGGATGTTGATATGGAGAACAAAATCagttttgaagaatttttatcattatttttaagtgGGGATGTGGGTACATCAGAAGGAAATGACAGTGGCGGTCTGGAT GATTTGCCTGATAAAAGAGATGATCCGACAGTAACATCCGGCTACAGTGCCCTTAGAACTGACTCACGTGATAGAGATACAGTCATCATTGGGAATGAAAAGGATTCATTGCCTTGTATTCTTGATATAAGCAATTCAGG TTGTATGAGCCTTGAATCTGTGATAGGGTTGTGGAGCTCATGGGGTGTGTCAGAGCCGGAGAGACTTATTGAAAACCTCGGTTTCGGTCGGGAAGAGCAGGTTCCATTTTCCATGCTGCACTCTACTTTGGAAAATGAGCTCAAGTCCATGCTTGTCGAAGAAGCGGAAGAAGATGAGATGGGCTCCAGGGTGGAGCCTGCCACAGATGCAAAACTTCCTCCTATTTCTGGTCCGGATTCACAGATACTGCGTGCAGCATTGGGGCTCTACTTGACGGAAACCAAATTGCTCAA agtatCAATGGATCAGATGCATCAAGAGAGGGACAAACTGCAACTGGATTTAGCCGAAGCCAACCACAGGGCAACGCTATTGGCTCAGGAAGTGGATGATCACCATGCACGTCTTGAGAAGAGTAGCCAACTTCAGGTCAA ATTGCTCGAGCAAAGACATGCAGAAGTAATACGTGAACTTCAGGAACAGTCGTGTATGGAAAGAGATGCGCTCTCAGCCCAGAATAcagagatggagaaaaaaatatttagactccAGGAAGAGGAAACTCGCCTTCGAGAAGAATGTTTAGCTTTAAGAAAT gaaaatgaaattttggaaaaagaaaacCAGTCATTACTGGACCATGTTGCAAAATGTGAGGAGGATAAGTTAAAACTCTctgaagaaattgaaattttatctcaaGATCAAAAT CCAAAGTTAAGTGGAGAACAGTTTGTGAAAAAGTGGGAATTTGGCAAGGAGGAGAAAGGGATGGGTGCTGTAATTGAGAAGTTGGCAGCCCTGCAGGAGGAAAACCGATCACTAAGGGACCGCAATGATGAACTGACTATGGAGTTGGAAGTGGCAATGTCAAAATTGTCCGCGTCAACATCTAGTAAAAA TGAGGGAAGTAACTTCTCGTGGTTGGAATCGGAATTGGCTGCTGATGGTGACATTCCATTTGCGAGAGCAGCCCTGAAGGATGATGAAGCAGTTCAAGACAGCTCAGACCAAAGCCTAGTGGGTGTGCAGATTGAAG ATTCATCAGTGAAATCTGTTATTTATGAAGACATCGAAAGTGAAATGGCTGCTGAAGAGGAAAGCAAAAGTCTTTCGAAAACCATTTCTGGG gaTGCCTTAGGAGTTAGTTTAAAAGTTGAAGGTGAAGAATTGTGGAGTAGTTCTAAGGACAATAGTCAAAAAGTTGAAGAAGCCAGAATTCCTGAACATTCTCTGCAGCTGGATTCAAAACAGCTGCAG GCTGACCTAGTCATCAGTCCAATGGGTAGCCGTGAGAAACATGGTGTTGCCCTGCAGTCAAAG CAGTTGACCAAAGCGTTGGAAGAATTTGAAAAAGAGGCTGAGAAACATATATCAAGATTTGCTGAGTCTGAAGGACG GTTTGCTGAGGGCAAAAAGACTTTGGATTCAAATGCAGTCAAGGTTCCAGATTCCACTGTCTCTCCGGATGAAGAAAGTAAAGTTGAGGAAGCAAGTGCAATGAGCAAAGCACTCCCACCGAGTCCTGATAAGTATAAAGGGAGGGCAAGTAAAGATCTGAAGACCAAGCTTGACTTTGTGAAGCTGGAGATTGTGAAGATCCTGTCGGAAAAGGAGGCGTGTTCAGCCGAGAATTCGGTCCTTCGATCCCGCATGTTCAACTGGGCTGGCCACGGTGATGCATCCATCTCGTCGACAGACTCGGAGCCAGTTGCAGCGTCGGGTGCGGAGCGTGTGGCAGCCCTGGAAGTGGAGGTGGAGGCATTGAGAAGGCGGGTGCGGGATGCGGAAGAGAGCCACAGACGGGAGAAGGGAGCGCTGCAGGAGCAGTGCAAGGAGCTGGAGAGGAGTCTTGAGCTGATGAATGTGGAGTACGAGAGGTGTGAGGACTACTGGCAGCAGAAGCTGGAGGAGGAGAGGAACTTCTACGAGGAATCTCAGAAGTTGATGGACGAGAAGCAGAGCAGCCTGGAGCAGAAGATCAGTGAATATGCCGAACTGTTCTGCCAGAGTGAAAAGAACGAGTGCGGAACTCGCCTCGCTCCCATCGAGGAGCGCTCTAGTCTCGAGAGACAG GTGACTGATTTGGAAGAAGAGTGTGAGGAACTGAGGGCCCGGATGAAGGTGGCCGAAGCGCTGCAGCAGAAGCATTTTGAGGAGAAAGAGCGAATAGCAAAGTGCTTGCAAGAGATGGAACAGAGACTTTTGAAAGAGCAAAAGTCCCTGAGGAAAG ATAGCCTTGATGTTGCCGTGCAGGCGTGCACTTTGGATCACAAACAGCAGAATGGATTGCACCATAGAGGTGAAGGACCCAACAAGAGTACCTCCAAAAGCAGAATCAAG GGCATTCCTAAGAGTGGTAGTCCTAGTTGCCTTAGTTTAGCGAACAGCTTATCCAATTTCCCCCGTCACCCGTGCCACGGTAAAAGTTCTTCTGATACCTCAATTTTTGGGAGAGAG GTGGAGGATGGAagtagaaatagaaattttgtgcctcatgcaagcactCGAAGGAAAGTCAATGAATTGGGGAGTGAAGAAAATG GCTGA